The genomic region TTACCAAAGTACTCCCTGATAGAGTCTTTTTTGCCCTTTTCTGAGAAATAAAAAGCTAGATGATCCCTTACATTAAAGCTTATATAAACATGGTGCTCTAGATCTTTTAAGTCTAGATCTTTGGCCCAACTTGGGGATTTAGTTATCGTATACGGTGTGATTTTTACCGTTCCCAACTCCCCAATTTCATCTACAATTGTAGAGCCCAGTTTCAGTTCATCAGAAGAATCTTCAATTAGCAATTTACCGATGGTCTCATGAACAGAGCACACCTCTTCTTTTATGGACTTTGCACCTAATAAGATAGACAGATAAGGAGCCACATTATGCTTTTCGAGCCCTATAGTATGAGTTTCCATCTTGCCTCCCGACAGTAAGATAAATAAACTTTTGGACACTCCTTTCAATGACACCTAAAACCATATTTGGGGTGGGAGTCAATAAAACTCAAATTCGTGTTAGATAGAGTGACATTATTCGTTAGAAAAAAGTAACGCGAGTCAATTTGAAGGGAGGGTGTGAATACGATATCAATTTTGTTCATCGCAACTTTCTATAGAGATGCCCAACCGAATACCAAGAACCTCCCCCCAGCAATTAACATAATCAAAATAAATGATTGACTGTAAACTATAATTTATAAACACCTTATTTATTGCATGGTATTAGTGAGATAAGTGGAAAATTATTCATATTGGTGAGTATCAACACAGAAAATCGCTTAATTAGTGTCAAATTTAACACTAAAGATAAGGTGTAATAGAAATATACAAAACAAAAAGCCCCGGTTATAGGAACCGGGGAAACAGGGTGGGAGGAGTTTGGTGCGTGCCCGTAAACCAAACTCTCCCTAAGACTCATGCTCTTAGGTAAAGGATTTCACATCATTATTGAAGCGTAGCGCCTTGCTCTACCCAAGTGCCGATGAGTGCTCGCTCTTCGTCGGTCATTTGAGTCATGTTACCAAGCGGCATAACTTGGGTTGTTACGGTTTGAGCAACAATCCTTGGTACGTTGGCTTTAATCTCTTCTGGCGTATCAAGCATGACACCCGCTGGCGCAGCAGCAAAAGCGGCGTGACTAGGGGTTGATGAATGACAGACAGAACAGCGCTCTTGAATGACCTTGTTGATGGTTTCAAAGCTGACTCCTGCGCTAGCGGTTTGAGCGGTATGGTCTGCTGGTAAAGCTGGAGCATCAGCTGTAGTTGAAGCAGTATCGCTTGAAGCAGCCTCTTCTACCGTCGATTCAGTCGCGCTTACTTGCACTTCTTGAACGACTGGCGCCTGTACAACTGGGGTCATCTGTTTTTTCGCGTAAGGTGAAGTCACAAACGCAAGAGTGATCATACCCAATGCCGCGACTGGTACTGTCCATGCAAATTTCTGACTACCGTGACGGGTGTTGAAATAGTGACGCACCAAGATACTGAAGATCGCTAGGCCAGCAAGAATCAGCCAGTTGTATTCTGAGCCATAAGTGCTTGGGAAGTGGTTACTGATCATGATGAACAGCACTGGCAGTGTCATATAGTTATTGTGACGAGAACGCAGTAGACCTTTCGCTGGCAATGCCGGATCCGGTTCGCGCTTCTCTTCAATCGCTTTCACTAAATTACGTTGTGCAGGCATGATAACTCGGAATACGTTACCCACCATGATGGTACCAATGATTGCACCCACATGAATGTAAGCACCACGGCCACTGAACACTTGAGTTAGGCCATATGTCGCAGCGACGAGCAGCACAAACAGCACAACGCCAAGCAACACTGGAGTTTTACCTAATGGTGAGTCACACAGTAGGTCGTAGATAAACCAACCGGCAACGAATGAACCAATACCAATCGCGATTGCGGTGGTTGAATCAAGACCAGAGCCCGGTGCAATCAGGTAAATCTCAGCGTTAAGGTAGTAAACCACACCTAGTAGACACACACCGGTGATCCACGTGAAGTAAGCTTCCCATTTGAACCAGTGCAGGTGCTCTGGCATCTCTGGTGGTGCCAATTTGTATTTTTCTAGGTGATAAATACCACCACCGTGAATTGCCCATAAGTCGCCTGAAAGGCCCGTTTTAGGGTTTACTCGATTAAGGTTGTTCTCTAACCAAACAAAGTAAAATGATGCGCCTATCCACGCAACACCAACAATCATGTGAGCCCAGCGTATTGCTAAGTTCAACCACTCTGTAATATGCGGATCCATAATAAACTCCTGTATCACAACGCTTTAGCTAAACGTTGTTCTTCCTTATTGTCGTCCGTTGGCAGATCGTCCAAATGCAATGCCACTAGGTCGTTGTCGAAATAAACTTCATCACAGTTGTGTCCTTCGCCGCCTCTATCGACGATCAAGAACTGGTCTTGATCGGTGAGGGCGAGAACTGGGTGGTGCCACACCCCTTTGTGATAGTTCACTCCTTGACGGCCGTTGCTCAAGAAAGCTCGGCTATTGGCCAATGTTGGATCATCGCCTTTTGGCGCAACAACAATTAAATAGGGTTGACCAAGTAATGGAATGAATGCCTGAGAGCCAAGTGGATGACGCTCTAACATTTTGATGGTCAGTGGGTAGCTCAACGGTGTGGCTTGGAAGATGCTGATGATGGCTTCTCCGCCTTGGTCTTGCACATCCGTTGTCGCTAACTTGTGGTAGCGACGTGTTGATCCACTGTTGATCATGAAGAAATCACTATTATCGGACTCGATAACATCGCCAAACTCTGCAAAAGCCTGCTTGGTTAACGGTTCGATTGATAAACGACGTATTCCATTACTCATACTCATTTCCTTACCTATTTCGCTTTCGTACCAAATAGACGCAAACGGCTGATACCACCATCTGGGAATATGTTTGCACGTACGTGGGTAATCGCACCAAGGTCATTAACCTCAGAAATGAATTCGTGAATCTCATGTGCTTGCAGCTTTTGAGCAGGCAATAGTTCACGCCAGAATAGGCTTTGTGTTGCAACTTGGTCGTCGGTACCGCCTTTCACGTAAGCCGCTTGAATCGAACAGCTGTCTGGGTAGTTACCTTTGAAGTGGGCAGTATCCACAACGATACGTTCAATGTTACCTGGATGGCCTAGTGCCACGATAACCCAGTCGTTACCCGGTGTACGACGACGTGCTGTTTCCCAACCGTCACCCATGTTTTCACCGCGGCCTGGGCCTAAGATATTGGCTTTGTTGCCATAGTGCTCATCGCTACATGCGAGTGCTCGACCGCCGTGTTCAACGGCTGCTAAGTCAACTTGTTGCTGAGAATCTATTGCGTCCCAATCCACGCTTGGTCGACCGTAAACACGTAGACGTGCAACACCGCCGTCTGGGTAAATATTCAAACGTAGGTGAGTAAATACTTGGTCGCTTTCGATCTCTTCAAGATGATGGTGATCACCCTGTAGTGCCATTGAAGGCAGAATTTCTTGCCACTCTGTTGAGTCCGTCGGTTCACCTTGTGGTGAATAGCACGCGTCAATTGATGCCGAAGGTGGGAAGTTACCTGTGAAGAAAGAGGTATCAATATCAACGCCAGCAATGGTGCCAGCTAGACCAAGGCGAACGACACAGTGGTCATAACCTTCGCCACGTTTACGTCTGCTTTCCCAACCGTCCATCCACTTGCCGTTATCGTCGTATAAGTCGTCTTTCCACTCTGGCGCTGCGTGGCTGAGTAGACGACTTTTATCCGCGAAAAAATCGTCTGTTGCGAAGATAGCTTCTGCACCGAGTTTTTCGTCTGCAAGGTTTATGTATTGTTCAAATGTTTGGGTCATGTCCGTGTAATCCTATCCAATTAATCAAGTAATAATAAAATGAGAACTTAGTGGCTTATTCGCTTATAAAGCGGGCTCTTAGCGCACTAAGACTGGGCTGAGATAGCTGTTAACTCCGTTAACTTACATATCCCAGAGACGAAACATCGCGATCTTGTTGATCTCTTGAATCGCCGTAGCAAACTCAGTTTCACTATCATTTCCTAATCGCATCTCGAACGACTCAAGAATTTGGTAACGATTGGCTCCCTTCACCGCCATGATAAAAGGGAAATTGAAGCGACTTTTGTAGCTGTTGTTATAAGAAGTGAATTTTTCAAATTCTTCGGCGCTGCACTGGTCAATGCCCGCCCCCGCTTGTTCTTTAGTCGACGACTCTGTGAGTTCGCCGTTTACTGCTGCTCGGCCGGCTAAATCCGGGTGAGCGTTGATCAAAGCCAACTGTTTGCCTTGGTCTGCATTTAACAAGGTTGTTGCCATTTTCAGATGAAGATTCTCGATATGGTCATCTTCGGCATTCAAACCTTGGTCATACACCACTTCTGCAACCCATGGGCTATGTTCGTAAACATCAGCGAAATGAGCGACAAAGGTATCGCGTTCCATGGTTGTTGGTTGGCATGATCGAAATTCAGTCACGTATAGCCTCCTTGCTTCTCGCTTCGTTATTTTTTCTGTTGATGATTAGCTTGTTGTTGGTATGGATGATGTTGGTGCCAGTGATTGGCAATATCGATTCGACGACATAGCCACACACTATCGTGCTGTTTGACGTAATCTAGGAAACGTCTTAACGCAGCAATACGACCGGGGCGACCAATCAGCCGACAGTGCAACCCAACCGACATCATTTTCGGTGCGGTTTCGCCTTCCATATAAAGGGTGTCAAAAGTGTCTTTTAGATACTGGAAGAACTGTTCACCTGAGTTGAAACCTTGCGCGGTAGAAAAACGCATGTCGTTCACATCGAGTGTGTAAGGGATCACCAATTGAGGGTGACCCGTTTCGGTATGCCAATAAGGCAGGTCATCATCGTAGGCATCTGAGTCATAAAGAAAGCCACCTTCTTCCGCAACCAAGCGACGAGTATTTGGGCCCGTTCGACCTGTGTACCAGCCTTGTGGGCGTTGGCCCGTCACTTCCTGGATGATCTCAATCGCTTTGGTCATGTGATCACGCTCTTCAGACTCATCAATGTATTGATAGTCTATCCAGCGGTAGCCGTGGCTACAGATTTCGTGTCCCGCTTCGACCATGGCTTTGGCAACATCTGGGTGACGCTCGATCGCCATCGCAACGGCAAATACGGTCAGTGGGATTTCATATTCATCGAACAAGCGAAGAACACGCCATACACCCGCACGGCTGCCATATTCATAGATGGATTCCATACTGATGTGACGTTCGCCTTTGATCGGTTGCGCTGACGGGATCTCTGAAAGAAAGGCTTCAGACTCGTCGTCTCCATGTAACAAACAACGCTCACCGCCCTCTTCATAGTTCAATACAAAAGAAACCGCGACGCGCGCATTACCTGGCCATTGAGGGTTTGGAGGGTTAGTTCCGTAACCGATCAAATTTCTTGAATAATCCTTATTCATCCAAGTACTCCTAACATAAGTGGTTGGCTTAGCCGCTCTTTAAGTGAGTCACCAAATGTTTCAATCAAATGGATTCTCGATAAACAGAGCAACCTTACCCCTGTACATTTATTGTATACAATTATTTATCTTAATGTAAAGATTTTGTTATTCAAGTTAAATTTAAGCTCTTTAATCATTTAAAAACAAAAACTTAACAAAGTGCAAACTCACTAAAAAACGATAATTAAGATCTATAAAGTCAGAAAAAACGACACAATGGTTAACATTTTTCCAACAATTAGCTTTACTAATTGTGTACAGTTCGTACATAGTTAGTGATAACAAAGTGACCAGTTGCATTCTTTGCAAGGTCGAAACAGACAGATAAACCACGGAACAGAGGAGCGCTAAAAGCGCTATTAAGGGACTATGGGAAGACTAACAACACACGTATTAGACACTACTCACGGCTTACCAGGTGCAGAGATCAAGGTAGAGCTTTATAAGGTCAATGAAGACTCAACAGAAAAGCTGGCGACGGTACTCACCAACTCCGATGGCCGAACCGATGCGCCGATTCTGGCAGGGAATGATTTCCGACCAGGGAAATATCAATTGGTGTTCTACGTTGCGGATTACTACAAAAGCAAAGGTGTAGAATTGGATGGTGTGCCCTTCTTAGATGATGTGGTGATTCGTTTCGGCTTAGATGACCCAGAAGCGCATTATCATGTCCCTCTTCTCGTCTCGCCTTACAGTTTCTCAACCTATCGGGGCAGTTAGTCCCGTGACCTAGAACTTCGAACTAGGCTCAACCGACAAATATTAAACAGATTAGTGCGTGCATCCAAAATAATGCGCGCTCATTAAACACGCTCATATAAAAATACTAACAACGTTAATAGTTAGAGGTTAATAGCTATAAAACAGATAGTTAGAAACTGATAACTAAAGAAATAGCGGCTAGGAAAAAACCTTAAAACTTAATATTGAAATCTCGCTGTATTCAATAAATGGATCACAACATAAAAGGACTTGCTGACATGAGTGAGAGTAAAACAGAAATACTCAACCAAGATGCGAATAACGGAATTTTAGAGAAACTCTTTAAAATTAAGGCACACGGGAGCAGTGTGAAAAATGAGTTGGTCGGGGGTGTCACGACCTTCGCCACCATGGCATACATTATCTTCGTTAACCCACAAATTATGGCCGCATCAGGTATGGACGCGGGGGCCGTATTCGTCGCTACCTGTATTGGTGCTGCGATCGGTTGTTTGCTAATGGGGTTATTTGCGAACTGGCCTGTCGGCCTTGCGCCGGGTATGGGTCTGAATGCCTTCTTCTCGTTCACTGTAGTAAGCGAAATGGGCTACAGCTGGGAAGTGGCACTGGGTGCAGTGTTCATCTCCGGTATCTTGTTCGTCGGAATGAGCTTCTACAAAGTCCGCCAATGGATAATTGAAAGTATCCCAGTGAGTCTGCGTTATTCCATGACAGCGGGTGTTGGTTTATTTCTGGGCCTGATTGGCCTGAAAACAGCAGGTATCGTCGTTGAAAACCCAGCAACTTTGGTTTCATTAGGTGACTTCACCAAACCTGAAGCTCTACTTGCAGCTATCGCATTCCTTATCATCGCAGTTCTGAGTGAACGCAAGGTATTTGGCGCAGTGTTAATCGGTATTTTGAGTGTAACTCTGGTCGGCATGATGCTTGGCCTCGTTCACTACAACGGTTTCTTCGCAGCCCCACCAAGTTTAGCTCCTACGTTCCTAAAGATGGATATTATGGGTGCGCTTGATGTTTCGATGATCAGCGTTATCTTGGCTTTCCTTTTTGTAAACATGTTCGATACCGCGGGTACTTTGATGGGCGTGGCTGAGCGTGCAAACCTAACTAACCCTGAAACGGGCAAAATTGAAGGTCTGAGCAAAGCACTGAAAGCCGATAGTATCTCAAGTGTTGCAGGTGCGTGTGTGGGTTGTCCACCTGTCACCAGTTACGTAGAAAGTGCTGCAGGTGTTGCAGCCGGTGCTCGAACAGGCCTATCTGCTATTGTAGTTGGCGCTTTGTTCTTAGCGGCGATTTTCCTATCACCGCTTGCTGGCATGATCCCGGCTTACGCCACCTCTGGCGCGTTAATTTACGTAGCGTTTGTGATGATGAGCAGCATGCAGCACGTTGATTGGAAAGATTTCACCAACGGTGCACCCGCAGCGATTACCGCTTTGATGATGCCACTGACGTTCTCTATCGCGAATGGTATCGCACTGGGCTTCATTACCTACACAGTACTTAAGCTGGCGACAGGTAAAACAAAAGACGTATCAATTTCGATGTACTTCCTAGCGGCTATCTTCGTTGCCAAGCTGGTGTTCATCGGATAATCAATACAGCAACATGATTTATTGCTTGGCTCATTCATGAGCCAAGCTACTAACACACAATCTACCGACAAAATTGCTAAGAAAGCTAATTGTATTAATACGCGGAACGCAGATACATTCCGTCCCTTTAATGCACCTTTTTTATGACCCTACGCAGTTTGTAGAAGTCATTATTTGACCGCCAGTCGCCTGTAAATGGAAACGCAGGCAGAGGAATATCAAATGAAACTTCTGTACACCCTAAATGAAAGACCGCCTCACGGCTTAACCTTTTTACTCGCTTTACAGCATATGCTCGCCTCGATAGGTGGCATCGTCGCTGTTCCCCTCATTGTCGGCGCTTCTATCGGCCTACCTAACACAGAGATCGTTTCACTGATCAATGCGGCACTGTTGGCATCCGGTATTGTGACCGTTGCTCAATGTCTTGGCTTTGGCCCTGTCGGCATTCGACTGCCCGTGGTTATGGGTTCGAGCTTCGCCTTTTTAGGTGTGGCGATCTCAATCGGTAACGAAGGTGGTGTCGCCGCTATCATGGGATCGGCGCTGATCGGCTCGTTCGTGGTCATTGCTGCCAGCTTCTATATGGACAAGGTTCGAAAGCTGTTCCCAACCGTGGTAAGTGGTGTGGTGGTTACCCTAATCGGCTTAACCATTTTACCGGTTGCCATGAACTGGGTCGGAGACTCTCCTGCCAATTCAGAACAATTCGCCACGCTACCTAAACTGTTCCTAGCCCTTGTCTCACTGGGCATTGTGGTTGGTGTATCGGTTTACTGTAAAGGCGCGGTTGCTGCCTCTGCTATCGTGATTGGTTTAGCGGGAGGCTACATTGTGGCGCTATCGCTCGGCATGGTAGACCTTGAACAAATCAGCTCTGCCGCTTGGGTTGGTGGCCCAGAACCATTCAAATATGGCTTTACCTTTTCTGCCAGCGCCATCATCAGCATGAGCTTGGTATACATAGTGGTTATCGCTGAAGCAACGGGCGACTTCATGGCACTGGGCAACAACTGCCAAACCAAAGTTAGTGGTAAAGATCTAAAACGTGGATTACTAGGTGATGGCCTTGGTAGTACGCTCTCTTCAATTCTAACGGCGATGCCATTGGCATCATTCAGCCAAAACGTTGGTATTGTCGGTATCACAGGTGTTGCAAGTCGCTATGTCGTAGCAGCAACAGGTGGTTTGCTAATTTTAGGCGGTTTATTCCCGAAATTAGCCGCTATTGCCGTCACCATTCCTAAACCTGTTTTGGGTGGTGTGGGTTTTGTGATGTTCGGAATGATTGCCTACGCAGGTATTCGCATGTTGATCAAAGCCGCAGACACCAAGCGAAATGCCTTGGTAATCTGTGTGGGGTTGGCGTCTGGTTTAGCTGTTACCTTCGAACCGAGATTACTTCAACATTTACCGCATGATCTAGCGAACTTTCTTCACTCTGGCATCACGACCGGTACTATCATGACCGTGCTACTGAACCTTGTGTTACCGAAATCTTCACGAGCAGAAGAACAAGAAGCACTAGCCGAAAGCCAGGCACAAGTAGAACTAGAAATGAAAGAGCAAGCTGAAGAAGCACTAGTGTCAGACGAGCAATTAGAGATTCAACAAGCCAGTACTGAGATTGATGTTCAAGCGGCATCAGAAAACCCTGAACCGAAAGCGAACTAACTAGCTAAGTCTCGAGCTAGCTAATTCACTGACTAAAGTAAAACCGATTTCCACAGAATCAGGGGCAAATTAGAACATTGAAAATTTTAACGTTCCTGATTCGAATTTATCTTTCAACAACAAATACCAAATAAAGACCCTCTTCCCTGAAAAGGCTGAGATGGCTAAGGACTACTATGAATGGAAACCATCTGGATTAAGAATCCTCTCGCAATCTACACTGGCTCACACGCTGATGCAGAAGGCGGTATTGTCATAAAAGGTAATAAAATCATTGAACTGGTTGGTAAACACAAAGAACCAACCTTACCCGTAGATTACAGCGTCGATGCCTCTCGTCATGTTGTAACTCCTGGGCTTATCAATGCACACCACCACTTCTATCAAACTCTGACGCGTGCCTACCCCGGCGCACTGAATAAAGAGCTCTTCCACTGGCTGCAAAGCCTCTACCCAGTTTGGGCAAACCTCGATTCTGAAATGATGAGCCTAGCCACAGAACTGGCTCTGGTTGAGCTGATGATGTCGGGCTGCACCACCGCA from Vibrio gigantis harbors:
- the puuE gene encoding allantoinase PuuE, whose protein sequence is MNKDYSRNLIGYGTNPPNPQWPGNARVAVSFVLNYEEGGERCLLHGDDESEAFLSEIPSAQPIKGERHISMESIYEYGSRAGVWRVLRLFDEYEIPLTVFAVAMAIERHPDVAKAMVEAGHEICSHGYRWIDYQYIDESEERDHMTKAIEIIQEVTGQRPQGWYTGRTGPNTRRLVAEEGGFLYDSDAYDDDLPYWHTETGHPQLVIPYTLDVNDMRFSTAQGFNSGEQFFQYLKDTFDTLYMEGETAPKMMSVGLHCRLIGRPGRIAALRRFLDYVKQHDSVWLCRRIDIANHWHQHHPYQQQANHQQKK
- the uraH gene encoding hydroxyisourate hydrolase, which translates into the protein MGRLTTHVLDTTHGLPGAEIKVELYKVNEDSTEKLATVLTNSDGRTDAPILAGNDFRPGKYQLVFYVADYYKSKGVELDGVPFLDDVVIRFGLDDPEAHYHVPLLVSPYSFSTYRGS
- the uraD gene encoding 2-oxo-4-hydroxy-4-carboxy-5-ureidoimidazoline decarboxylase; this translates as MTEFRSCQPTTMERDTFVAHFADVYEHSPWVAEVVYDQGLNAEDDHIENLHLKMATTLLNADQGKQLALINAHPDLAGRAAVNGELTESSTKEQAGAGIDQCSAEEFEKFTSYNNSYKSRFNFPFIMAVKGANRYQILESFEMRLGNDSETEFATAIQEINKIAMFRLWDM
- a CDS encoding NCS2 family permease, giving the protein MSESKTEILNQDANNGILEKLFKIKAHGSSVKNELVGGVTTFATMAYIIFVNPQIMAASGMDAGAVFVATCIGAAIGCLLMGLFANWPVGLAPGMGLNAFFSFTVVSEMGYSWEVALGAVFISGILFVGMSFYKVRQWIIESIPVSLRYSMTAGVGLFLGLIGLKTAGIVVENPATLVSLGDFTKPEALLAAIAFLIIAVLSERKVFGAVLIGILSVTLVGMMLGLVHYNGFFAAPPSLAPTFLKMDIMGALDVSMISVILAFLFVNMFDTAGTLMGVAERANLTNPETGKIEGLSKALKADSISSVAGACVGCPPVTSYVESAAGVAAGARTGLSAIVVGALFLAAIFLSPLAGMIPAYATSGALIYVAFVMMSSMQHVDWKDFTNGAPAAITALMMPLTFSIANGIALGFITYTVLKLATGKTKDVSISMYFLAAIFVAKLVFIG
- a CDS encoding urate hydroxylase PuuD, which translates into the protein MDPHITEWLNLAIRWAHMIVGVAWIGASFYFVWLENNLNRVNPKTGLSGDLWAIHGGGIYHLEKYKLAPPEMPEHLHWFKWEAYFTWITGVCLLGVVYYLNAEIYLIAPGSGLDSTTAIAIGIGSFVAGWFIYDLLCDSPLGKTPVLLGVVLFVLLVAATYGLTQVFSGRGAYIHVGAIIGTIMVGNVFRVIMPAQRNLVKAIEEKREPDPALPAKGLLRSRHNNYMTLPVLFIMISNHFPSTYGSEYNWLILAGLAIFSILVRHYFNTRHGSQKFAWTVPVAALGMITLAFVTSPYAKKQMTPVVQAPVVQEVQVSATESTVEEAASSDTASTTADAPALPADHTAQTASAGVSFETINKVIQERCSVCHSSTPSHAAFAAAPAGVMLDTPEEIKANVPRIVAQTVTTQVMPLGNMTQMTDEERALIGTWVEQGATLQ
- a CDS encoding nucleobase:cation symporter-2 family protein, with amino-acid sequence MKLLYTLNERPPHGLTFLLALQHMLASIGGIVAVPLIVGASIGLPNTEIVSLINAALLASGIVTVAQCLGFGPVGIRLPVVMGSSFAFLGVAISIGNEGGVAAIMGSALIGSFVVIAASFYMDKVRKLFPTVVSGVVVTLIGLTILPVAMNWVGDSPANSEQFATLPKLFLALVSLGIVVGVSVYCKGAVAASAIVIGLAGGYIVALSLGMVDLEQISSAAWVGGPEPFKYGFTFSASAIISMSLVYIVVIAEATGDFMALGNNCQTKVSGKDLKRGLLGDGLGSTLSSILTAMPLASFSQNVGIVGITGVASRYVVAATGGLLILGGLFPKLAAIAVTIPKPVLGGVGFVMFGMIAYAGIRMLIKAADTKRNALVICVGLASGLAVTFEPRLLQHLPHDLANFLHSGITTGTIMTVLLNLVLPKSSRAEEQEALAESQAQVELEMKEQAEEALVSDEQLEIQQASTEIDVQAASENPEPKAN
- the alc gene encoding allantoicase: MTQTFEQYINLADEKLGAEAIFATDDFFADKSRLLSHAAPEWKDDLYDDNGKWMDGWESRRKRGEGYDHCVVRLGLAGTIAGVDIDTSFFTGNFPPSASIDACYSPQGEPTDSTEWQEILPSMALQGDHHHLEEIESDQVFTHLRLNIYPDGGVARLRVYGRPSVDWDAIDSQQQVDLAAVEHGGRALACSDEHYGNKANILGPGRGENMGDGWETARRRTPGNDWVIVALGHPGNIERIVVDTAHFKGNYPDSCSIQAAYVKGGTDDQVATQSLFWRELLPAQKLQAHEIHEFISEVNDLGAITHVRANIFPDGGISRLRLFGTKAK
- a CDS encoding ureidoglycolate lyase; the protein is MSNGIRRLSIEPLTKQAFAEFGDVIESDNSDFFMINSGSTRRYHKLATTDVQDQGGEAIISIFQATPLSYPLTIKMLERHPLGSQAFIPLLGQPYLIVVAPKGDDPTLANSRAFLSNGRQGVNYHKGVWHHPVLALTDQDQFLIVDRGGEGHNCDEVYFDNDLVALHLDDLPTDDNKEEQRLAKAL